In Vibrio diazotrophicus, the following proteins share a genomic window:
- the prmB gene encoding 50S ribosomal protein L3 N(5)-glutamine methyltransferase: protein MDKIFVEEAVSELHTLQDMIRWTVSRFNAANLFYGHGTDNAWDEAVQLVLPTLYLPIDVPPHALNSRLTSSERLRIVERVITRIKDRTPTAYLTNKAWFCGLEFFVDERVLVPRSPIGELIQAQFSPWLVEEPTRIMDLCTGSGCIAIACAYAFPEAEVDAIDISTDALAVAEQNIQDHGLEQQVFPIRSDLFRDLPESQYDIIVSNPPYVDQEDMDSLPAEFKHEPALGLAAGTDGLKLVRRILANAPRYLSENGILICEVGNSMIHMMDQYPHIPFTWLEFENGGHGVFMLTRQQLLECASDFALYID, encoded by the coding sequence TTGGATAAGATTTTTGTAGAAGAAGCCGTTTCGGAACTTCACACCCTTCAGGATATGATTCGTTGGACGGTTAGCCGTTTTAATGCAGCCAATTTATTTTATGGTCATGGAACGGATAATGCGTGGGATGAAGCGGTGCAACTTGTGCTGCCAACCTTATATCTGCCGATCGACGTGCCTCCTCATGCTTTGAACTCTCGCTTAACATCTAGCGAGCGTTTACGTATTGTTGAACGTGTTATCACACGTATTAAAGACCGCACTCCAACCGCTTATTTAACCAATAAAGCGTGGTTCTGCGGGTTAGAGTTCTTTGTCGATGAACGTGTACTTGTACCTCGTTCGCCAATTGGTGAACTGATTCAGGCACAATTTTCACCTTGGCTGGTTGAAGAACCAACTCGCATTATGGATCTGTGTACTGGCAGTGGTTGTATTGCGATTGCTTGTGCGTATGCTTTCCCAGAAGCGGAAGTGGACGCGATTGATATTTCGACAGATGCCTTAGCGGTTGCAGAGCAAAACATTCAAGATCATGGTCTTGAACAGCAAGTGTTCCCGATTCGTTCGGATCTGTTCCGTGATTTACCAGAATCACAATACGACATTATCGTTTCTAACCCACCGTATGTAGATCAGGAAGATATGGATAGCTTGCCTGCGGAGTTCAAACATGAACCTGCTCTAGGCCTTGCTGCTGGTACCGATGGCTTGAAACTGGTTCGTCGTATTCTTGCGAATGCACCACGTTACCTATCAGAAAACGGTATCTTGATTTGTGAAGTGGGCAACTCGATGATTCATATGATGGATCAGTACCCACACATTCCATTTACTTGGTTAGAGTTTGAAAATGGCGGTCACGGTGTGTTTATGCTTACACGTCAGCAACTGCTCGAATGTGCCTCAGATTTCGCACTTTATATCGATTAA
- the smrB gene encoding endonuclease SmrB has product MSKKDTDYNDNDYLDADDDFAMFRDAVKGVKKLTQDTIVQQPNRNAKQKEIIKGSREASDSNFYFSDEFVPLLSEEGPTRYARDDVSKYEVKKLRRGVYVPDVFLDMHGMTQQEAKRELGAMIAYCVKESVHTACVQHGIGKHILKQKVPLWLAQHPDVMAFHQAPLEFGGAGALLVLISIPEK; this is encoded by the coding sequence ATGAGCAAAAAAGACACCGATTACAACGACAATGATTATTTAGACGCTGACGATGATTTTGCAATGTTTCGCGATGCAGTAAAGGGCGTAAAAAAGTTAACGCAGGATACCATAGTCCAACAGCCAAACAGAAATGCTAAACAAAAAGAAATCATCAAAGGTTCACGTGAAGCAAGCGACAGTAATTTTTACTTCTCTGACGAGTTTGTACCGCTACTCAGCGAAGAAGGTCCAACTCGCTACGCTCGCGATGACGTTTCTAAATATGAAGTGAAAAAACTGCGTCGTGGTGTCTACGTACCGGATGTGTTCTTAGATATGCACGGCATGACCCAACAAGAAGCCAAACGTGAACTTGGGGCTATGATCGCTTACTGCGTAAAAGAGAGTGTGCATACCGCCTGTGTGCAGCACGGTATCGGTAAACATATCCTGAAGCAAAAAGTGCCGCTGTGGTTGGCACAGCACCCTGACGTAATGGCATTCCATCAAGCGCCATTAGAGTTTGGTGGCGCTGGTGCACTGCTGGTATTGATTTCTATCCCTGAAAAGTAA
- the flhB gene encoding flagellar biosynthesis protein FlhB translates to MAESDGQERTEDATPRRLQQAKEKGQVARSKELASVSVLVVGAVSLMWFGDALAGGLFASMRRLFSLSREEIFDLGKLFDIASSALVNLLLPLLLVLITLFIAAFIGAAGVGGVNFSVEAAMPKFSKLNPLSGFKRMFGLQSWVELIKSILKVSLVAGVAFTLIDRSKHDLFQLSLDVFPQNIFHALDILLNFVLLISCSLLVVVAIDIPFQIWQHANQLKMTKQEVKDEYKDTEGKPEVKGRIRMLQREAAQRRMMAEVPQADVIITNPDHFSVALRYKQNTDRAPVVVAKGVDHMALKIREVAREHNIMIVPAPPLARALYHTTELEQEIPDGLFVAVAQVLAYIFQLKQYRRRGGQRPILQEEKMPIPPDMRY, encoded by the coding sequence TTGGCAGAATCAGACGGTCAAGAAAGGACCGAAGACGCCACGCCCAGAAGGCTGCAACAGGCCAAAGAAAAAGGTCAGGTTGCGCGTTCGAAGGAGCTGGCTTCTGTATCGGTATTAGTGGTTGGCGCAGTGTCTCTGATGTGGTTCGGAGATGCGTTAGCAGGCGGACTTTTTGCCTCAATGAGACGTTTGTTCAGTTTGAGCCGAGAGGAGATTTTCGATCTAGGCAAACTGTTTGATATTGCGTCATCGGCTCTCGTTAATCTTCTTCTCCCGCTTTTGTTGGTGCTGATTACTCTGTTTATTGCTGCTTTTATTGGCGCTGCTGGCGTAGGCGGTGTGAATTTCTCTGTGGAAGCGGCAATGCCAAAGTTTTCGAAACTGAATCCGCTCAGTGGCTTCAAGCGAATGTTTGGTTTGCAAAGCTGGGTTGAGCTGATCAAGTCGATATTAAAGGTTTCTTTAGTCGCCGGAGTGGCGTTTACCTTAATTGACCGCTCGAAGCACGATCTGTTTCAGCTGAGCCTGGATGTGTTCCCGCAGAATATCTTTCATGCGTTGGATATCTTACTTAACTTCGTCCTGCTGATTAGCTGTTCATTGCTGGTGGTTGTCGCGATTGATATACCTTTCCAGATTTGGCAACACGCCAACCAGTTGAAAATGACCAAGCAAGAAGTGAAAGATGAGTACAAAGATACAGAAGGTAAACCGGAAGTTAAGGGCCGTATCCGGATGCTGCAACGTGAAGCTGCTCAGCGCCGTATGATGGCAGAAGTACCACAAGCCGACGTTATCATTACTAACCCAGATCACTTCTCCGTTGCATTGCGATACAAGCAAAATACCGATAGGGCACCGGTGGTGGTCGCTAAAGGTGTTGATCATATGGCTCTGAAAATTCGTGAAGTGGCGCGAGAGCACAACATCATGATTGTTCCTGCTCCGCCATTGGCGCGTGCCTTATACCATACCACTGAATTAGAACAGGAAATTCCAGACGGCTTGTTCGTGGCGGTGGCTCAGGTTCTGGCTTACATTTTCCAGCTTAAACAATATCGCCGTAGAGGCGGTCAGCGTCCGATACTGCAAGAAGAGAAGATGCCAATTCCGCCGGATATGCGTTATTAG
- the fliR gene encoding flagellar biosynthetic protein FliR, with translation MEYPATVVLDFIANYFWPYTRISAMLMVMTVTGARFVSARIRLYFGLALTLALMPAIPAVPDNIQLLSLQGFMITLEQLVIGVSMGMVTQFIIQTFVMLGQILGMQSSLGFASMVDPANGQNTPLLGQLFMFLATMFFLASDGHLKMIQLLAFSFKSLPIGEPGLNNLDFQQMALWFGTIFKVALSMSLSGIIALLTVNLSFGVMTRAAPQLNIFSLGFAFALMVGLLLCWFIISGLYTHYELYWLQGEQQVCSLIRLDC, from the coding sequence ATGGAGTATCCAGCCACTGTCGTCCTTGATTTTATCGCCAATTATTTTTGGCCATATACGCGCATCTCCGCGATGCTGATGGTAATGACGGTAACGGGTGCTCGATTTGTTTCTGCACGAATTCGTCTCTATTTCGGCTTAGCCTTAACCTTAGCGCTTATGCCCGCTATTCCAGCGGTACCGGACAACATTCAACTGCTTTCTCTTCAAGGATTTATGATTACTTTGGAGCAGTTGGTCATTGGTGTCTCCATGGGGATGGTAACGCAGTTTATTATTCAAACTTTCGTTATGCTCGGCCAGATTCTAGGTATGCAATCGAGCTTAGGTTTCGCATCCATGGTGGACCCAGCCAACGGTCAGAATACGCCGTTGCTTGGTCAGTTGTTCATGTTCTTAGCCACTATGTTCTTTCTTGCCAGTGATGGGCATTTAAAGATGATTCAATTGCTGGCGTTTAGCTTTAAAAGCTTACCCATTGGAGAGCCGGGGCTGAACAATTTAGATTTCCAGCAGATGGCACTCTGGTTCGGGACTATATTTAAAGTTGCGTTAAGTATGTCGCTGTCAGGCATCATCGCGTTGCTGACGGTGAATTTGTCATTTGGTGTTATGACCCGTGCTGCACCGCAGTTGAACATTTTCTCTTTGGGTTTTGCGTTTGCCTTGATGGTCGGCTTACTGCTTTGTTGGTTTATCATCAGTGGTCTTTATACTCATTACGAACTCTATTGGTTGCAAGGCGAGCAACAGGTTTGCAGCCTTATCCGATTAGATTGTTAG
- the fliQ gene encoding flagellar biosynthesis protein FliQ, which produces MTPEIFVELFRDALWMVLIMVCAIIIPSLLVGLVVAIFQAATSINEQTLSFLPRLIVTLLALMAFAHWMVQMQMDFFYSMIERLPQVLY; this is translated from the coding sequence ATGACACCTGAAATATTTGTTGAACTCTTTCGTGACGCGTTATGGATGGTACTCATTATGGTGTGTGCCATCATCATTCCGAGTCTGCTGGTGGGTCTGGTTGTCGCAATTTTTCAGGCCGCTACGTCAATCAACGAACAGACGCTGAGCTTTTTGCCGCGTTTGATCGTCACACTGCTGGCTTTGATGGCGTTTGCCCACTGGATGGTGCAAATGCAGATGGATTTCTTTTATTCCATGATTGAGCGTTTGCCTCAAGTTCTCTACTAG
- the fliP gene encoding flagellar type III secretion system pore protein FliP (The bacterial flagellar biogenesis protein FliP forms a type III secretion system (T3SS)-type pore required for flagellar assembly.), which translates to MIKTHLFDVLRNLWARLALIVWVSALVFTPLAYAQQELETPIPSTAAGAQNVTVTAMQKDQGASRTIAMGSSSGGAGIPAFTMTTNPDGSEDYSINLQILALMTMLGFLPAMVILMTSFTRIVVVMSILRQAMGLQQTPSNQVIIGIAIFLTFFIMSPVINKINEEAVQPYLNEQMTAREAFDTAQIPMKDFMLKQTRVKDLETFVNISGSDAQNPEDVSMAVLIPAFITSELKTAFQIGFMLFLPFLIIDLVVASVLMAMGMMMLSPMIVSLPFKLMLFVLVDGWNLILSTLAGSFAL; encoded by the coding sequence ATGATAAAAACACACCTGTTTGATGTGTTGCGCAATCTATGGGCTCGCTTGGCGCTTATTGTCTGGGTGAGCGCTTTGGTTTTTACGCCGTTAGCTTACGCGCAACAAGAGCTGGAAACACCTATCCCTTCTACTGCTGCTGGCGCACAGAATGTAACTGTGACAGCGATGCAAAAAGACCAAGGTGCTTCGCGTACTATCGCTATGGGTAGCAGCAGTGGTGGTGCGGGAATTCCCGCCTTTACCATGACCACCAATCCTGATGGTAGCGAAGATTACTCGATAAACTTACAAATTTTAGCCTTAATGACCATGCTGGGCTTTTTGCCTGCCATGGTCATTTTGATGACTTCATTTACCCGAATCGTGGTGGTGATGTCGATACTTCGACAGGCGATGGGTTTGCAACAAACGCCATCAAACCAAGTCATCATTGGTATCGCAATCTTTTTGACCTTCTTCATCATGTCTCCGGTAATTAATAAGATTAATGAAGAGGCGGTTCAGCCTTATTTGAATGAACAGATGACCGCAAGAGAGGCGTTTGATACCGCCCAAATCCCGATGAAGGATTTTATGCTCAAGCAGACTCGCGTGAAAGATTTGGAAACCTTCGTCAACATATCGGGCTCTGATGCGCAAAACCCAGAAGATGTCTCTATGGCGGTATTGATTCCAGCGTTTATCACCTCTGAGCTAAAAACCGCTTTCCAGATTGGCTTTATGCTGTTTTTGCCATTTCTGATTATCGACCTTGTTGTGGCATCGGTACTGATGGCAATGGGTATGATGATGTTGTCACCGATGATCGTATCGCTGCCATTTAAACTTATGTTGTTTGTGTTGGTTGATGGATGGAACTTGATTCTCTCCACACTCGCCGGCAGTTTTGCGTTGTAG
- the fliO gene encoding flagellar biosynthetic protein FliO — protein MRKFIVLSLVASPALAAQSDQFDIAATLGSLLFVIAIIIGMAWLLKRMRVPAFGQQKGLSVVRQLPIGTKERLMIVQAGEEQFLIGVTSQSVQLISKLETPLTQEELESVPFSNTLTQLLKKNDKNTPV, from the coding sequence ATGCGCAAATTCATAGTGTTATCTTTGGTTGCCAGCCCTGCGCTGGCAGCTCAAAGCGACCAGTTCGATATAGCGGCTACATTAGGGTCGCTATTGTTCGTTATAGCCATCATCATTGGTATGGCTTGGTTACTTAAACGGATGCGAGTTCCTGCATTTGGTCAGCAAAAGGGCTTGAGCGTTGTTCGCCAGTTACCGATTGGCACCAAAGAACGTTTGATGATAGTACAAGCGGGAGAGGAGCAATTTCTGATTGGCGTTACATCTCAGTCAGTTCAGTTGATCTCTAAATTGGAAACTCCATTGACTCAGGAGGAGCTAGAGTCGGTACCATTCTCTAACACTTTGACTCAGCTACTAAAAAAGAATGATAAAAACACACCTGTTTGA
- the fliN gene encoding flagellar motor switch protein FliN yields MSKSDDQKLADEWAAALGEDPNAPDIDVDEILAAPLDELKDTTSPITDDERRKLDTIMDIPVTISMEVGRSKISIRNLLQLNQGSVVELDRIAGESLDVMVNGTLIAHGEVVVVNDKFGIRLTDVISQTERIKKLR; encoded by the coding sequence ATGTCAAAGTCAGATGATCAAAAGCTTGCAGATGAGTGGGCAGCAGCCCTTGGCGAAGATCCAAACGCGCCAGATATAGATGTTGATGAAATTTTAGCGGCACCTTTGGATGAGTTAAAAGACACCACATCACCAATCACGGATGACGAGCGTCGTAAGCTTGATACCATCATGGATATTCCCGTGACCATCTCAATGGAAGTCGGGCGCTCTAAAATCAGTATCCGTAACTTGCTGCAACTTAACCAAGGTTCTGTTGTGGAACTAGATCGAATTGCTGGTGAGTCTCTGGATGTGATGGTTAATGGCACCCTGATTGCTCACGGCGAAGTGGTTGTGGTCAACGATAAGTTCGGTATTCGTTTAACTGACGTTATTAGTCAAACAGAACGTATTAAGAAATTGAGATAA
- the fliM gene encoding flagellar motor switch protein FliM, with the protein MTDLLSQDEIDALLHGVDSVDEVEENLDTADESAISFDFSSQDRIVRGRMPTLELINERFARHMRISLFNMLRKTAEVSINGVQMMKFGEYQNTLYVPTSLNMVRFRPLKGTALVTMEARLVFILVENFFGGDGRYHARIEGREFTPTERRVTQLLLKIVFGDYKEAWSPVMGVEFEYLDSEVNPSMANIVSPTEVIVVSSFHIEVDGGGGDFHVVMPYSMVEPIRELLDAGVQSDKMETDVRWSSALREEIMDVPVNFRVNLLEQDIALRDLMELQAGDIIPIKMPEHAVMFVEELPTYRVKMGRSGEKMAVQISEKIRRPDVVKTDLAFLGKDIIAELDDEEDEDDEELID; encoded by the coding sequence GTGACCGATCTATTAAGCCAAGACGAAATTGATGCGCTACTCCACGGGGTAGATAGCGTTGACGAAGTAGAAGAAAATCTCGACACTGCGGACGAAAGTGCCATCTCGTTCGACTTCTCGTCACAAGATCGTATTGTTCGTGGTCGAATGCCAACGCTCGAACTTATCAACGAGCGTTTTGCCCGTCATATGCGGATCAGTTTATTCAACATGTTGCGAAAAACCGCCGAAGTTTCGATCAACGGCGTGCAAATGATGAAGTTCGGCGAATATCAAAACACCCTTTACGTTCCTACCAGTTTGAACATGGTTCGTTTCCGTCCGCTTAAAGGTACGGCGCTTGTGACCATGGAAGCTCGTCTTGTTTTCATCTTAGTAGAAAACTTCTTTGGTGGTGATGGACGCTATCATGCGCGTATCGAAGGGCGTGAGTTCACGCCGACTGAGCGTCGTGTTACTCAGCTACTGCTTAAAATCGTATTTGGCGATTACAAAGAAGCTTGGTCTCCGGTGATGGGGGTTGAATTTGAATACTTGGATTCTGAAGTAAACCCAAGTATGGCGAACATTGTCAGCCCGACAGAAGTGATTGTTGTCAGTTCATTCCATATTGAAGTGGATGGCGGCGGTGGTGATTTCCACGTTGTTATGCCTTATTCGATGGTTGAACCTATCCGAGAACTTCTTGATGCGGGTGTTCAGTCAGACAAGATGGAAACAGACGTTCGTTGGAGCTCGGCGCTTCGCGAAGAGATCATGGATGTACCTGTTAACTTCCGAGTGAACTTATTAGAACAAGATATTGCGTTACGTGATCTTATGGAGCTTCAGGCAGGGGATATCATCCCAATTAAGATGCCAGAACACGCTGTTATGTTTGTTGAGGAATTGCCAACCTATCGCGTTAAAATGGGACGCTCGGGTGAAAAAATGGCAGTTCAGATTTCAGAAAAAATTAGACGTCCTGATGTTGTCAAAACTGACCTCGCATTTCTTGGTAAAGACATTATTGCCGAGTTAGATGACGAGGAAGATGAAGACGACGAAGAGTTGATTGATTAA
- the fliL gene encoding flagellar basal body-associated protein FliL, with protein MAVEELPAEAPKGKKKLLIIIIAVVVLLVGGVAAFFLMGSDDSSQDSDMSASQASAQVEPVSYVNIAQPFVFNVTSDTRNRVVQIKVQLMVRGSENDNLARYHSPLIESTLLATFASATVEQLREVTGRIELRDKATDDIKAVMTKVVGKPVIERVLFTDFVMQ; from the coding sequence ATGGCTGTTGAAGAACTCCCAGCAGAAGCTCCGAAAGGTAAAAAGAAACTACTGATCATCATTATTGCTGTCGTTGTGTTGTTAGTCGGCGGTGTCGCAGCCTTTTTCCTTATGGGCTCTGACGATTCAAGCCAAGATAGCGATATGAGCGCTAGCCAAGCTTCCGCTCAGGTTGAACCAGTATCTTATGTAAATATTGCTCAGCCGTTTGTGTTTAACGTAACCAGTGATACCCGTAATCGCGTGGTACAGATTAAAGTACAACTCATGGTTAGAGGCAGCGAAAACGACAATCTTGCTCGTTATCACTCACCTCTGATTGAAAGTACATTGCTTGCAACATTTGCCTCTGCAACGGTTGAGCAATTGCGAGAAGTAACAGGCCGTATTGAGTTACGTGATAAAGCGACCGACGACATTAAAGCCGTAATGACGAAAGTGGTTGGTAAACCAGTCATTGAACGTGTGTTGTTTACTGATTTTGTAATGCAGTAG
- a CDS encoding flagellar hook-length control protein FliK, producing MNVNLTPSVETSKVTNVTKSAPAQDLVSGDSGESKGFLERLASLLLGKSDAPASSDSASEAKEVKSVEGAEVKATSTDELLSQGDDDVAVKAENGSDVSVEPKLIADEESVEVPENLKRFIASEEPEHAELKAKTAKAMDEGDKILGRLQEANQTLVKNDGKALPHEKEAELSEKSVQSEKMQSGADSELDPELVAQLNSTHPQAKPLQQEPSLKHSDSEGEVLIAPETNAKEIKALSDSEQAAILAKQSKLTGANVANQDIMVAQGTNVSQNANVSQQVVDAQDPSASQAPAAIPWGNSNTEAASVAAEINNLAEGKVAAKSVAHAAVSQALSQGAQNPQAMLSQADKAMMAQSQVPIHAEAQVQLPQANVQANPMLAGAMANQIDPTVNQAALKAGLGAKALNALMEGNKQSDGADSHLAQQLSAVAGQQGLNSPQSLRSEPLQAAQQNVPLQLSRGDMAAEQMAERVQVMLSKNLKNIDIRLDPPELGRMHIRMNMNGDGATVHFTVANQQARDALEQSMPRLREMLNNQGVQLGDTSVQQQSSGQQQRYAASGDGSGGQSASGDNRQSEENLDTNVKLDLNVAAKRDGISYYA from the coding sequence ATGAATGTCAATTTAACTCCTTCAGTAGAGACTTCTAAAGTTACCAATGTGACTAAGTCTGCCCCTGCGCAGGATTTAGTCAGCGGTGACAGCGGAGAATCAAAAGGCTTTTTGGAAAGACTGGCTTCACTGCTGCTTGGTAAAAGTGATGCACCCGCTTCCAGTGATAGCGCTTCAGAGGCAAAAGAAGTGAAATCCGTAGAGGGCGCTGAAGTGAAAGCAACCAGCACTGATGAGCTTTTAAGCCAAGGTGATGATGACGTTGCGGTTAAAGCTGAAAACGGTTCTGACGTTTCCGTTGAGCCAAAGTTGATCGCGGATGAAGAGAGCGTGGAGGTTCCTGAAAACCTCAAGCGTTTCATTGCTTCTGAAGAGCCTGAACACGCTGAGTTAAAAGCGAAAACAGCTAAGGCTATGGATGAAGGCGACAAGATACTAGGCCGCTTGCAAGAGGCAAATCAGACGCTGGTAAAAAATGATGGCAAGGCTTTGCCACATGAAAAAGAGGCCGAGCTTTCTGAGAAATCTGTGCAATCGGAAAAAATGCAAAGTGGTGCTGATTCAGAACTCGATCCAGAGCTGGTCGCTCAGTTGAATTCGACTCACCCTCAAGCGAAGCCGTTACAACAAGAGCCGTCGCTGAAGCATTCTGACAGTGAGGGCGAAGTGCTGATCGCGCCAGAAACAAACGCAAAAGAGATCAAAGCACTCAGTGACAGTGAACAAGCCGCTATCTTGGCTAAACAATCTAAGCTCACTGGGGCAAATGTTGCAAATCAAGATATTATGGTCGCTCAAGGCACTAACGTTTCACAAAACGCTAATGTTTCACAACAAGTTGTAGACGCTCAGGATCCTTCAGCGTCGCAAGCACCTGCGGCGATTCCTTGGGGGAACAGTAATACTGAAGCTGCAAGTGTAGCGGCAGAGATAAACAATCTCGCTGAAGGTAAAGTTGCGGCGAAATCCGTAGCGCATGCAGCAGTATCACAAGCTTTGTCTCAAGGCGCACAGAACCCGCAAGCCATGTTAAGCCAAGCTGATAAAGCAATGATGGCGCAATCTCAAGTGCCTATCCATGCTGAAGCTCAAGTACAGTTACCGCAAGCTAACGTACAGGCTAATCCAATGTTGGCTGGCGCGATGGCGAATCAAATTGACCCGACGGTGAATCAAGCTGCTCTTAAAGCTGGCTTAGGTGCCAAAGCGTTAAATGCCTTGATGGAAGGAAATAAACAAAGCGACGGTGCCGATTCACATTTGGCACAGCAACTTTCAGCAGTGGCGGGTCAGCAGGGATTAAATAGCCCTCAAAGTTTACGCAGTGAGCCTCTGCAAGCCGCTCAACAAAACGTACCTTTGCAGTTATCCAGAGGTGATATGGCGGCAGAGCAGATGGCAGAGCGTGTACAAGTGATGCTATCTAAAAACCTCAAGAACATTGATATTCGCCTTGATCCGCCAGAGCTGGGTCGTATGCATATTCGTATGAACATGAATGGCGATGGCGCCACAGTGCATTTTACCGTGGCTAACCAGCAAGCTCGTGATGCTCTTGAGCAATCTATGCCAAGATTGCGTGAAATGCTGAATAACCAAGGTGTTCAGTTGGGCGATACTTCTGTTCAGCAACAAAGTTCGGGTCAGCAGCAGCGCTATGCGGCAAGTGGCGATGGTTCGGGTGGTCAATCTGCGAGCGGTGATAACCGACAAAGTGAAGAAAACCTTGATACAAACGTCAAACTTGATTTGAATGTGGCTGCAAAGCGTGATGGAATCAGTTATTACGCTTAA
- the fliJ gene encoding flagellar export protein FliJ, with product MDNALEFLLEQAKSKEDKAVMALGKARRELEDYYQQLKQIEQYRLDYCQQLVSRGQAGLTASQYGHLNRFLTQLDETLSKQRQAEQHFKTQVESCESYWLDVRKQRRSYEWLIEKKQTEHQRLQEKRDQKMMDEFSTIKFNRRRTNTL from the coding sequence ATGGATAATGCTCTGGAATTCCTGCTTGAACAGGCGAAAAGTAAAGAAGATAAAGCGGTGATGGCGTTGGGCAAAGCTCGTCGTGAACTTGAAGACTATTATCAACAGCTTAAACAGATTGAGCAATATCGCTTGGATTACTGTCAGCAGCTTGTCTCTCGCGGTCAAGCAGGATTAACCGCCAGTCAGTATGGACACTTAAATCGTTTCTTAACGCAATTAGATGAGACCTTATCAAAGCAGCGTCAAGCTGAGCAGCACTTCAAAACGCAAGTAGAGAGCTGTGAGTCTTATTGGTTGGATGTCCGTAAGCAACGCCGTTCTTACGAATGGCTGATTGAGAAAAAGCAGACTGAACATCAGCGCTTACAAGAGAAACGAGATCAGAAAATGATGGATGAGTTTTCGACTATCAAGTTCAATCGTCGTCGTACCAACACTCTGTAG